One Pseudomonas rhizophila DNA window includes the following coding sequences:
- a CDS encoding patatin-like phospholipase family protein, producing the protein MTPLEPVTGLILSGGGARAAYQVGVLAAIAELLPDGADNPFPVIVGTSAGAINAVSLASGAMDFKTAIERLTAFWQAVRSHQVMRSDWWGVIAQATRFISHSLLGLGARLPVALIDSSPLRELLQSQFHASGIEQAIAQQQLRAVAVTAFGYESGQAVTFYQGRGTIESWLRHRRIGVPTQLSVEHLLASSAIPLLFAPVRIGPEYFGDGAVRQSAPISPALHLGANRVLVIGVSGNPRGLGSPEPLQRSYTGQQPTLAQIGGHMLNSTFIDSLESDIELLERLNGFSHLLPDDVPAHALGAAPVEVLVISPSQPIDEIAARHRLELPRALRMFLRGPGATKTSGAGVLSYLLFEAGYCSELIELGRQDALAQREELSRFLRVTAG; encoded by the coding sequence ATGACCCCACTTGAACCGGTGACAGGTTTGATTCTTTCCGGCGGCGGGGCTCGGGCAGCGTATCAAGTGGGGGTATTGGCCGCGATTGCCGAACTGTTGCCGGACGGGGCGGATAACCCGTTCCCGGTGATTGTCGGCACCTCGGCCGGGGCAATCAACGCGGTCAGCCTGGCCAGCGGGGCGATGGACTTCAAAACGGCCATCGAGCGCCTGACTGCCTTCTGGCAAGCGGTGCGCAGCCATCAGGTGATGCGCAGCGACTGGTGGGGCGTGATTGCCCAGGCGACACGTTTTATCAGCCACAGCCTGCTAGGCCTGGGCGCCCGGTTACCAGTGGCGCTGATCGACAGTTCGCCGTTGCGTGAACTTCTCCAGTCTCAATTCCACGCCTCGGGCATCGAACAGGCGATCGCGCAGCAGCAACTGCGGGCCGTGGCGGTGACTGCGTTCGGTTATGAGTCCGGCCAGGCCGTGACCTTCTACCAGGGCCGCGGCACCATCGAATCCTGGCTGCGGCACCGGCGCATCGGCGTGCCGACCCAGTTGTCGGTGGAACACCTGCTTGCCAGTTCGGCGATCCCCCTGCTATTCGCGCCGGTCAGGATCGGCCCGGAATATTTCGGCGACGGCGCGGTGCGTCAATCGGCTCCCATCAGCCCGGCCCTGCACCTGGGGGCCAATCGCGTGCTGGTCATCGGGGTCAGCGGCAATCCGCGTGGACTTGGTTCGCCAGAGCCGTTGCAGCGCAGTTACACCGGCCAGCAACCGACGCTGGCGCAGATCGGTGGCCACATGCTCAACAGTACGTTCATTGACAGCCTGGAAAGCGACATCGAACTGCTGGAGCGTCTGAATGGCTTCAGTCATCTGCTGCCCGATGACGTGCCGGCTCATGCGCTGGGCGCGGCGCCGGTGGAAGTGTTGGTGATTTCGCCGAGCCAGCCGATCGACGAAATCGCCGCCCGCCATCGCCTGGAATTGCCCCGCGCGCTGCGTATGTTCCTGCGCGGGCCGGGCGCGACCAAGACCAGCGGCGCCGGGGTGCTGAGTTATCTGCTGTTCGAAGCGGGCTATTGCAGTGAACTGATCGAGCTGGGACGCCAGGATGCGTTGGCCCAGCGCGAGGAGTTAAGCCGGTTCTTGCGGGTGACGGCGGGGTGA
- a CDS encoding outer membrane protein OmpK, whose amino-acid sequence MKHTCTSLILAGSLLTAGQAMADELFQWQNNSLTYLYGKDFQVNPRIQQTVTFEHADAWKYGDNFFFLDRIFYNGQDDSNSGPNTYYGEFSPRLSFGKIFDQKLELGPIKDVLLAMTYEFGEGDNESYLIGPGFDLAIPGFDYFQLNFYNRQTEGPRAGDNVWQITPTWAYTLPVGSSDILIDGFIDWVVDNDSNSKGTYHANLHINPQIKYDLGKALKLGAKQLYVGVEYDYWKNKYGIEDSEGFKTNQSNTSFLLKYHF is encoded by the coding sequence ATGAAACATACGTGCACCAGCCTGATACTTGCGGGATCTTTGCTGACCGCTGGCCAAGCGATGGCCGACGAGCTGTTCCAATGGCAGAACAACAGCCTGACCTACCTCTATGGCAAGGATTTCCAGGTCAACCCGCGCATCCAGCAAACCGTGACCTTCGAGCACGCCGATGCCTGGAAATACGGCGACAACTTCTTCTTCCTCGACCGGATTTTCTACAACGGCCAGGACGACAGCAATTCCGGCCCGAACACCTACTACGGTGAGTTCAGCCCACGCCTGTCGTTCGGCAAAATCTTCGACCAGAAGCTGGAACTGGGTCCGATCAAAGATGTGTTGCTGGCCATGACCTATGAGTTCGGTGAAGGTGACAACGAGTCATACCTGATCGGTCCGGGCTTCGACCTGGCGATTCCCGGTTTCGATTACTTCCAGTTGAATTTCTACAACCGCCAGACCGAAGGTCCGCGCGCTGGCGACAACGTCTGGCAGATTACACCGACCTGGGCCTACACCCTCCCGGTGGGCTCATCCGATATCCTGATCGACGGCTTCATCGACTGGGTGGTGGACAACGACAGCAACTCCAAAGGCACCTACCACGCCAACCTGCACATCAACCCGCAGATCAAGTATGACTTGGGCAAGGCACTGAAGCTGGGCGCCAAACAGTTGTATGTGGGTGTGGAATACGACTACTGGAAGAACAAATACGGGATCGAAGACAGCGAAGGCTTCAAGACCAATCAGAGCAATACCAGCTTCTTGCTGAAGTATCATTTCTGA
- a CDS encoding urate hydroxylase PuuD, with the protein MEAHMLEWLNLSVRWVHMITGVAWIGASFYFVWLENNLNRVNPKSGLAGDLWAIHGGGIYHLEKYKLAPPSMPDNLHWFKWEAYFTWMSGVALLCLVFYWNPTLYLLAPGSSLSGPEGVALGIGSLFVGWFVYSFLCDSALGKRPALLGLILFVLLIAAAYGFSKVFSGRGAYLHVGAVIGTIMVGNVFRIIMPAQRALVAAIAENRTPDPALPAKGLLRSRHNNYFTLPVLFIMISNHFPSTYGSQYNWLILAGIAVAAVLVRHYFNTRHDSNKYAWTLPVGALAMICLAYVTGPKPMTTAPEVAKTPGVIEYQPLPETAVGGGAKPATAAAAPASTPAQTANAQGPSFEKVHSVIQERCSVCHSAKPTSPLFSAAPGGVMFDTPQQIQQQAARIQAQAVATQIMPLGNITQMTQQERDLIGAWISQGARTN; encoded by the coding sequence GTGGAAGCACATATGCTGGAATGGCTGAACCTGAGCGTGCGCTGGGTTCATATGATCACTGGCGTGGCCTGGATCGGCGCGTCGTTCTACTTCGTCTGGCTGGAAAACAACCTCAATCGCGTCAACCCTAAAAGCGGTCTGGCCGGTGATTTGTGGGCCATCCACGGTGGCGGCATCTACCACCTGGAAAAATACAAACTCGCGCCGCCGTCCATGCCGGACAACCTGCACTGGTTCAAATGGGAAGCCTACTTCACCTGGATGTCGGGCGTCGCCCTGCTGTGCCTGGTGTTCTATTGGAACCCGACCCTGTACCTGCTGGCACCGGGCAGCAGCCTGAGCGGGCCCGAAGGCGTCGCCCTGGGCATCGGCTCGTTGTTCGTCGGCTGGTTCGTGTATTCCTTTCTCTGCGACTCGGCCCTGGGCAAACGCCCTGCCCTGCTCGGCCTGATCCTGTTCGTGCTGCTGATCGCCGCGGCCTACGGGTTCAGCAAGGTGTTCAGCGGTCGCGGTGCCTACCTGCATGTCGGGGCGGTCATCGGGACGATCATGGTCGGCAACGTGTTCCGCATCATCATGCCGGCCCAACGCGCGCTGGTGGCGGCCATTGCCGAGAACCGCACGCCGGATCCGGCGCTGCCGGCCAAGGGCCTGCTGCGCTCGCGCCACAACAACTACTTCACCCTGCCGGTGCTGTTCATCATGATCAGCAACCATTTCCCGAGCACCTATGGCAGCCAGTACAACTGGTTGATCCTGGCCGGGATCGCCGTGGCGGCGGTGTTGGTGCGGCACTATTTCAATACCCGCCACGACAGCAACAAGTATGCCTGGACGCTGCCGGTCGGCGCTCTGGCGATGATCTGCCTGGCTTATGTCACGGGTCCAAAACCCATGACCACAGCGCCGGAAGTCGCCAAAACCCCTGGTGTGATCGAATACCAACCGTTGCCGGAAACGGCGGTGGGCGGCGGCGCAAAACCGGCGACGGCAGCGGCCGCACCGGCATCGACGCCGGCCCAGACCGCCAATGCCCAAGGCCCTTCGTTCGAGAAGGTCCACAGCGTGATTCAGGAGCGCTGCTCGGTCTGCCATTCGGCAAAACCCACCAGCCCGTTGTTCAGCGCCGCGCCGGGCGGGGTGATGTTCGATACCCCGCAGCAGATCCAGCAACAAGCCGCGCGCATCCAGGCCCAGGCCGTGGCCACGCAGATCATGCCCCTGGGCAATATCACCCAGATGACCCAACAGGAACGCGACCTGATCGGCGCGTGGATCAGCCAGGGGGCGCGGACCAACTGA
- a CDS encoding ureidoglycolate lyase, with protein sequence MRTLKIEPLTKEAFAPFGDVIETDGSDHFMINNGSTMRFHRLATVETAEPDDKAIISIFRAEALEMPLTVRMLERHPLGSQAFIGLLGNPFLIVVAPLGDVPVSGLVRAFVTNGRQGINYHRGVWHHPVLTIEKRDDFLVVDRSGTGNNCDEHFFKEDELLILAPHQ encoded by the coding sequence ATGCGCACACTCAAGATCGAACCGTTGACCAAAGAAGCCTTCGCCCCGTTCGGTGACGTGATCGAAACCGACGGCAGCGATCACTTCATGATCAACAATGGTTCGACCATGCGCTTCCATCGCCTGGCGACGGTTGAAACCGCCGAGCCGGACGACAAGGCGATCATCAGCATCTTCCGCGCCGAGGCGCTGGAGATGCCGTTGACCGTACGCATGCTGGAGCGCCATCCGCTGGGCAGCCAGGCTTTCATCGGGCTGCTCGGCAACCCCTTTCTGATCGTGGTCGCGCCACTTGGCGATGTACCTGTATCAGGCTTGGTCCGCGCCTTCGTCACCAACGGCAGGCAGGGCATTAATTACCATCGCGGCGTTTGGCACCACCCGGTGCTGACGATCGAAAAGCGGGATGACTTCCTGGTGGTTGATCGCAGTGGCACAGGCAATAACTGCGATGAGCATTTTTTCAAAGAGGATGAGTTGTTGATCCTCGCCCCCCACCAATAA
- the alc gene encoding allantoicase translates to MKAYAVPFEKFVNLADARLGTKIISVTDDWFADANRLFQPTPAVWKEGVFDDNGKWMDGWESRRKRFEGYDSAVIRLGVPGSIKGVDIDTSFFTGNYPPSASLEACFLTSGEPDEHTQWTEVLSAVELQGNSHHYHEISNDQAFSHLRFNIYPDGGVARLRVYGIPYRDWSAVGDNEQIDLAAALNGGRALACSDEHFGRMSNILNPGRGVNMGDGWETARRRTPGNDWVIVALGHAGEVEKVIVDTLHFKGNYPDSCSIQGAFVKGGTDSQIETQSLFWRELLPSQKLEMHAEHTFAEQIKALGPITHIRLNVFPDGGVSRLRVLGKVAK, encoded by the coding sequence ATGAAAGCTTACGCCGTACCCTTCGAGAAGTTCGTCAACCTGGCCGACGCCCGCCTGGGCACCAAGATCATTTCGGTCACCGATGACTGGTTCGCCGACGCCAACCGTCTGTTCCAGCCGACTCCAGCCGTATGGAAGGAGGGCGTGTTCGATGACAACGGCAAGTGGATGGACGGCTGGGAGTCGCGCCGCAAGCGCTTCGAAGGCTACGACAGCGCGGTGATCCGCCTGGGCGTGCCGGGTTCGATCAAAGGCGTGGACATCGACACTTCATTCTTCACCGGTAACTACCCGCCGTCGGCGTCCCTGGAAGCCTGCTTCCTGACCTCCGGCGAGCCAGACGAACATACCCAATGGACTGAAGTGCTGTCGGCCGTGGAGCTGCAAGGCAACAGCCACCACTACCATGAAATCAGCAATGACCAGGCCTTCAGCCACCTGCGCTTCAACATCTACCCCGATGGTGGCGTGGCCCGCCTGCGGGTCTACGGCATTCCGTACCGCGACTGGTCGGCCGTGGGCGACAACGAACAGATCGACCTCGCCGCGGCCCTCAATGGCGGTCGCGCCCTGGCCTGTTCCGACGAACATTTCGGTCGCATGAGCAACATCCTCAACCCCGGTCGCGGGGTGAACATGGGCGACGGCTGGGAAACCGCCCGACGTCGCACCCCGGGCAATGACTGGGTGATCGTCGCCCTAGGCCATGCCGGCGAGGTCGAGAAAGTCATCGTCGACACCCTGCACTTCAAGGGCAACTACCCGGACAGCTGCTCGATCCAGGGCGCATTCGTCAAGGGCGGCACCGACAGCCAGATCGAAACCCAGTCGCTGTTCTGGCGCGAGCTGCTGCCGAGTCAGAAACTGGAGATGCACGCCGAACACACCTTCGCCGAGCAGATCAAGGCGTTGGGGCCGATCACCCACATCCGTCTGAATGTGTTTCCAGATGGTGGGGTGAGTCGCCTGCGGGTGCTTGGCAAGGTCGCTAAATAA
- the uraD gene encoding 2-oxo-4-hydroxy-4-carboxy-5-ureidoimidazoline decarboxylase: MTAFQTLKPSTLSREAFVKAFADIYEHSPWVAEKAFDLGQDPSIDQIETLHQRMSDILLCADHASQLALINAHPDLAGKAAVQGQLTEASTNEQAGAGIHQCSSDEFQRFTELNEAYKAKFKFPFIMAVKGSNRHQILAAFETRIHHSADTEFKCALAEINKIALFRLLTL; encoded by the coding sequence ATGACCGCATTCCAGACCCTCAAGCCTTCGACCTTGAGCCGCGAAGCGTTCGTCAAAGCCTTCGCCGACATCTACGAACATTCGCCGTGGGTGGCCGAAAAGGCTTTCGACCTGGGCCAGGACCCATCGATCGACCAGATCGAAACCCTGCACCAGCGCATGAGCGACATCCTGCTGTGCGCCGATCACGCCAGCCAACTGGCGCTGATCAACGCACACCCGGACCTGGCCGGTAAAGCCGCCGTCCAGGGCCAACTGACCGAGGCCAGCACCAACGAACAGGCTGGCGCCGGTATTCACCAATGCTCGAGCGATGAGTTCCAACGCTTCACCGAGCTGAACGAGGCCTACAAAGCCAAGTTCAAGTTTCCCTTCATCATGGCGGTAAAAGGCAGCAACCGGCATCAGATCCTCGCGGCGTTCGAAACGCGCATTCACCACTCGGCAGATACCGAGTTCAAATGCGCGCTGGCAGAGATCAACAAGATCGCGTTGTTCCGATTACTGACTCTTTAG
- the puuE gene encoding allantoinase PuuE, translating into MSADYPRDLIGYGSNPPHPQWPGNARIALSFVLNYEEGGERNVLHGDKESEAFLSEMVSAQPLQGERNMSMESLYEYGSRAGVWRILKLFKEFDIPLTIFAVAMAAQRHPDVIRAMVAAGHEICSHGYRWIDYQYMDEAQEREHMLEAIRILTEITGERPLGWYTGRTGPSTRRLVMEEGGFLYDSDTYDDDLPYWEPNTPTGKPHLVIPYTLDTNDMRFTQVQGFNKGDDFFQYLKDAFDVLYAEGSETPKMLSIGLHCRLIGRPARLAALKRFLEYAKGHEQVWFSRRVDIARHWQQTHPHPGALKSGASK; encoded by the coding sequence GTGAGCGCTGACTACCCACGCGACCTGATCGGTTACGGCAGTAACCCTCCCCATCCTCAGTGGCCGGGCAACGCCCGCATCGCCCTGTCCTTCGTGCTCAACTACGAGGAAGGCGGCGAGCGTAACGTGCTGCACGGAGACAAGGAGTCCGAAGCGTTTCTCTCGGAAATGGTTTCGGCGCAACCGCTGCAGGGCGAGCGCAACATGAGCATGGAATCGCTCTACGAATATGGCAGCCGCGCCGGTGTCTGGCGGATCCTCAAGCTGTTCAAGGAATTCGATATTCCGCTGACGATCTTCGCGGTGGCCATGGCTGCCCAGCGCCACCCGGATGTGATCCGTGCCATGGTCGCCGCCGGTCACGAGATCTGCAGCCATGGCTATCGCTGGATCGACTATCAATACATGGATGAAGCCCAGGAACGCGAGCACATGCTCGAAGCGATCCGTATCCTCACCGAAATCACCGGCGAACGTCCGTTGGGCTGGTACACCGGCCGCACAGGCCCCAGCACCCGCCGGCTGGTCATGGAAGAAGGCGGTTTTCTCTATGACAGCGACACCTACGACGACGACCTGCCCTACTGGGAACCGAACACCCCCACCGGCAAGCCGCACCTGGTGATTCCGTACACCCTGGACACCAACGACATGCGCTTCACCCAGGTCCAGGGTTTCAACAAGGGCGACGATTTTTTCCAATACCTCAAGGATGCCTTCGACGTGCTGTATGCCGAAGGCAGCGAGACGCCGAAGATGCTTTCCATCGGCCTGCACTGCCGCCTGATCGGCCGGCCTGCCCGTCTCGCGGCCCTCAAGCGGTTTCTTGAATACGCCAAGGGTCATGAGCAGGTCTGGTTCAGCCGTCGCGTCGACATCGCCCGCCACTGGCAGCAGACCCACCCACATCCGGGCGCTTTGAAATCAGGGGCTTCGAAATGA
- the uraH gene encoding hydroxyisourate hydrolase, whose translation MGRLTTHVLDAAHGCPGSSIKVELYRVEGTQLQLLASALTNSDGRCDAPLLQGDDYRSGVYQIQFHAGDYYRARGVQLSEPAFLDVVVLRFGISAEQEHYHVPLLISPYAYSTYRGS comes from the coding sequence ATGGGACGTTTGACTACTCACGTTTTGGATGCCGCGCACGGCTGCCCGGGCAGCTCGATCAAGGTCGAGCTGTACCGCGTCGAAGGTACGCAACTGCAATTGCTCGCCAGCGCGCTGACCAACAGCGACGGCCGTTGCGATGCACCGTTGTTGCAAGGGGATGACTACCGTAGCGGCGTCTATCAGATTCAATTCCATGCCGGCGATTACTACCGTGCCCGTGGCGTCCAGCTGTCCGAGCCGGCGTTCCTGGATGTGGTGGTGCTGCGCTTCGGCATTTCGGCCGAGCAGGAGCATTATCACGTGCCCCTGCTGATTTCGCCCTACGCTTACTCAACGTATCGAGGTAGCTGA
- a CDS encoding calcium-binding protein → MAQIFQPGPVPDDYAVVITDLGVPTNKHTIETLDFKTADGTQLSSEHKHRQAQLEIVDKLYGPLHIGSVTVTRSALDTLGATTDGQPLNGDNTFFRSLNRFFVNSLQFNANNIETRLKLTADANDYRLPTLLFEMASQRSPAAPPLLRQTPETQAEPASHRRTLEKLLKSAQRLAIQGLSHGAFSWANTTKSNILIPTGLGLQAFGIYSGLRGLQDAIRNKDSYQTIFNGTSVAAEVASIGVEAAVTRQASQMIRAGQRSLEGFAKTTFATRLARGSGLIASVLTLPFDIIAAVDSFKAAAHATGKEATDHYVSAALSVTSAAMTLTIGIAALAGFGSAGPAGLAAGLILVVGSQIWGAVRQVDDIDDYIELTVHERLRTGWLAFWAMGPDKDIQDRYTIAKATAEHTKLLQANASHLLKGPLKDSTEAIVNGTFTVELEPVPYNTWNWWTGARYRATTVRPKIKDNDDRIDARKGVTAQTPGAVIETSAEHKAIHWYIGGGNDIVEGVENKPNVFHYGAGVKKLTGGTKDDVFIFEGSTETLSETSANNLVGGLGNDTVVLSGRSSSHQEPRLGYQVDLDAGQVSIITQKSHDTQSKPHRHADLESIENVEIPEGGANIIKGTAGPNIIRSRGNDSIDAGAGDDRIFILNGNNRNADGGPGEDIYAIAHKPGHVSITENGVDNSVIALDWRADLIESWRIEDGHLVITSCFDASDREFRKVTIREVYEDSAFPRALQNNRLTFITQDGYHLVPDLPDTIESSSPLDIETVVVQPGTPRNPAILPDRSEQPISHDKDTSYYVSHLNELTTLKVKQKSEFSTTLHLNYANAELTRIEAYYKAHVTQKDEGDSIKYGECGLTLHFGVRQVVLKNLASSDERYSAQNAKTGRRAFSALGSHHTFILTLNDGSSYRMVQPSPDYGLLLDETFIGKDPVEWKTDVPLPLTPTKKKYAYLQPLDKKPYYMRSWATCALLTSPTEQTGIEVLIGEGATYLVHLSPNMTLRLSTPGALAGANPRLPRASLWELDATRLGQVEIKLSSNLLQIGGTTIHLPVYEADDLVDPIRVITAQGVVHAVDSLFERVYVEALDGRYFAPLTDPNIPLPSELSSLTSEELKVLHVAVKDGSPGTLSYNLRTRKWILDTDKSRVIEAANLRKTDLCDHALKIYQDLAREGLNQTPPLGDDTLRLLREKCVELIEGFTLDNSVMFARALALSAVFGIRLSQLSWFLSLAEASPEPT, encoded by the coding sequence ATACGTTAGGCGCAACCACCGATGGACAGCCGCTGAACGGCGACAATACTTTTTTCCGCAGCCTCAATCGTTTTTTCGTGAACTCGTTACAGTTCAACGCAAACAATATTGAAACACGGCTCAAACTGACCGCCGACGCAAACGACTATCGGCTGCCCACGTTGCTGTTTGAAATGGCGAGCCAGCGCTCACCCGCCGCGCCCCCATTATTGAGGCAAACGCCTGAAACACAGGCCGAACCCGCCAGCCATCGGAGAACGCTGGAAAAACTCCTGAAATCGGCCCAAAGGCTCGCTATACAAGGGCTTAGCCATGGAGCATTCAGTTGGGCAAATACAACCAAGAGCAATATCCTCATCCCTACAGGGCTTGGACTTCAGGCCTTCGGAATCTATAGCGGTCTGCGCGGCCTGCAAGACGCCATCCGTAACAAGGACTCCTACCAGACCATTTTCAATGGGACCAGCGTGGCCGCCGAAGTCGCTTCAATCGGTGTCGAAGCTGCGGTGACCAGACAAGCCTCTCAGATGATCAGGGCCGGCCAACGCTCCCTCGAGGGCTTTGCCAAAACGACCTTTGCCACGCGCCTCGCCCGTGGAAGTGGGCTGATTGCCAGCGTCCTGACACTTCCTTTCGATATCATCGCCGCGGTCGATTCTTTCAAGGCGGCTGCCCACGCCACTGGCAAAGAAGCCACCGACCACTATGTCAGCGCAGCCTTGAGCGTCACCAGCGCCGCGATGACCTTAACCATTGGCATAGCGGCGCTGGCGGGGTTTGGTTCAGCCGGTCCTGCGGGCCTTGCCGCCGGACTTATCCTGGTGGTTGGCTCACAAATCTGGGGCGCGGTTCGTCAAGTCGATGACATCGACGACTACATAGAACTCACCGTACACGAGCGTCTGCGCACTGGTTGGTTGGCCTTCTGGGCAATGGGCCCTGATAAAGATATCCAGGATCGCTACACCATCGCCAAGGCTACCGCCGAACATACAAAGCTGCTGCAGGCCAATGCCTCGCACTTGCTCAAAGGCCCACTGAAAGACAGCACTGAGGCAATCGTAAACGGTACATTCACCGTGGAGCTTGAACCGGTGCCCTACAACACTTGGAACTGGTGGACCGGTGCCAGGTACCGGGCGACGACAGTCCGTCCGAAGATCAAAGACAACGACGACCGGATCGATGCGCGTAAAGGCGTTACGGCTCAGACGCCCGGCGCAGTCATTGAAACGTCGGCCGAACATAAAGCTATCCATTGGTACATCGGCGGCGGCAACGACATCGTTGAAGGCGTCGAAAACAAGCCAAACGTCTTTCACTACGGGGCGGGCGTTAAAAAACTGACCGGGGGCACAAAAGACGACGTGTTTATCTTTGAAGGCTCCACGGAAACCCTCAGTGAAACGTCAGCAAATAACCTGGTGGGTGGCTTGGGCAACGACACCGTGGTGTTGTCGGGCCGTAGCAGCAGTCATCAGGAGCCGCGTCTGGGTTACCAGGTCGACCTGGACGCCGGGCAAGTGTCCATCATCACTCAAAAAAGTCATGACACGCAGAGCAAGCCTCATCGCCATGCGGACCTTGAAAGCATTGAAAACGTAGAAATTCCCGAGGGTGGTGCCAACATCATCAAGGGGACAGCCGGCCCAAACATCATCAGGTCCCGCGGCAACGATTCAATCGACGCCGGCGCGGGAGATGACCGAATTTTCATTCTCAATGGAAATAACCGCAACGCAGACGGCGGACCGGGTGAGGATATCTATGCCATCGCTCATAAACCCGGCCACGTTTCCATCACCGAAAATGGTGTGGACAATAGCGTCATCGCACTGGACTGGAGAGCTGACCTGATTGAAAGCTGGCGAATTGAAGACGGTCATCTGGTCATTACTTCATGCTTTGATGCAAGCGACCGGGAGTTTCGCAAAGTCACCATCAGGGAAGTCTATGAAGACTCTGCTTTTCCAAGAGCCTTACAAAACAACAGACTGACGTTCATCACCCAGGATGGCTACCATTTGGTACCCGACCTGCCCGATACGATCGAATCCAGCAGCCCGCTCGACATTGAAACAGTTGTGGTGCAGCCAGGCACACCCCGCAACCCGGCTATCCTGCCTGATCGAAGCGAGCAGCCGATCAGCCATGACAAAGACACCAGCTACTATGTTTCACATCTCAATGAACTGACCACACTCAAGGTCAAACAAAAAAGCGAATTTTCCACCACCCTTCATCTTAACTACGCCAACGCCGAGCTGACCCGTATCGAGGCCTACTACAAGGCTCATGTCACTCAGAAAGATGAAGGGGACAGCATCAAATATGGCGAATGTGGCCTGACCTTGCACTTTGGTGTTCGCCAAGTCGTATTGAAAAATCTGGCAAGTTCCGATGAGCGCTATAGCGCGCAAAACGCGAAGACCGGTCGGCGTGCATTTTCCGCCCTCGGTTCGCATCATACTTTTATCCTCACCCTGAACGACGGCTCGTCGTACCGTATGGTCCAACCCTCGCCCGACTATGGCCTGTTGCTGGACGAAACATTCATAGGGAAAGATCCGGTGGAATGGAAAACAGACGTTCCATTGCCATTGACGCCTACCAAAAAGAAGTACGCCTATCTACAACCCTTGGACAAAAAACCTTATTACATGCGCAGTTGGGCAACCTGCGCCCTGCTGACATCGCCCACGGAACAAACGGGTATCGAAGTCCTGATTGGCGAAGGCGCCACCTACCTGGTTCACCTGAGCCCGAACATGACGTTACGCCTGTCCACGCCAGGTGCATTGGCCGGCGCCAATCCTCGGTTACCCCGTGCCTCCCTATGGGAGTTGGATGCCACGCGCCTGGGCCAAGTCGAGATAAAACTGTCCTCCAACCTGCTGCAAATAGGTGGAACGACCATCCATCTTCCCGTCTATGAAGCTGATGACCTTGTCGACCCGATACGAGTCATCACTGCACAAGGCGTTGTTCATGCTGTCGACAGCCTGTTTGAGCGGGTTTATGTAGAAGCGCTTGATGGCCGGTATTTTGCCCCGCTCACTGACCCCAACATCCCATTGCCCAGCGAACTGTCGAGCCTGACATCCGAAGAACTGAAGGTTCTTCACGTTGCTGTCAAAGATGGGTCTCCCGGCACACTGAGCTACAACCTCAGAACCCGTAAATGGATCCTTGACACCGATAAGTCCCGAGTCATTGAGGCGGCGAACCTGAGAAAAACAGACCTGTGTGACCACGCCCTCAAGATCTATCAGGATCTGGCCCGCGAGGGGCTCAATCAGACACCGCCCCTGGGTGATGACACACTTCGTCTGTTGCGGGAAAAATGCGTGGAGCTGATAGAAGGCTTCACTTTGGACAACTCAGTGATGTTTGCGCGGGCGTTAGCGCTGAGCGCAGTCTTCGGCATAAGGCTCTCGCAATTGAGCTGGTTCCTCTCATTGGCTGAGGCGTCTCCCGAACCTACCTGA